Proteins from one Vicinamibacterales bacterium genomic window:
- a CDS encoding PDZ domain-containing protein, with product MTLTRWGALAGALVLAAGAGAPAPVMAQDRDTLTRAFAIAGRGAHIGIAVEELDDAAAKQMKGVRVDTVSPNGPADKAGIKAGDVITEFDGERVRSTLQFSRLVTETPPGRDVPMVLSRNGQRMNVTVSPEPRTWSDDFGLRMLDVPRAMRVPRPAVPPAPPRPPAAGPEPFDFPGLLRFGGGRRLGVTVEGLDDQLAAYFGVKEGVLVKSVLADSAAQKAGIKAGDVITALNGSKVYDASDLNRALDRIDSSGEFTAEIVRDKKTQAVKGKIEARESRGRVRTRTIL from the coding sequence ATGACGCTAACGAGATGGGGAGCCCTGGCCGGGGCCCTCGTGCTGGCGGCCGGGGCGGGAGCGCCGGCTCCTGTCATGGCGCAGGATCGCGACACGCTGACGCGTGCGTTCGCGATCGCCGGACGCGGCGCGCACATCGGGATCGCGGTCGAGGAACTCGACGACGCCGCCGCGAAGCAGATGAAGGGTGTGCGAGTGGATACGGTGTCGCCGAACGGTCCCGCCGACAAGGCAGGGATCAAGGCGGGCGACGTGATCACCGAGTTCGACGGCGAGCGCGTCCGCAGCACGCTCCAGTTCTCCCGGCTGGTGACGGAGACGCCGCCCGGGCGCGATGTGCCGATGGTGCTGTCGCGCAACGGCCAGCGCATGAACGTGACGGTGTCGCCGGAGCCGCGCACGTGGTCGGATGACTTCGGGCTGCGGATGCTCGACGTGCCGCGGGCGATGCGCGTGCCTCGTCCGGCCGTTCCGCCAGCCCCGCCTCGCCCGCCGGCGGCCGGGCCGGAGCCGTTCGACTTTCCAGGGTTGCTGCGGTTCGGCGGCGGGCGCCGTCTCGGCGTGACCGTGGAAGGACTCGACGATCAGCTCGCCGCGTACTTCGGCGTCAAGGAGGGCGTGCTGGTGAAATCCGTTCTCGCCGATTCCGCCGCACAGAAGGCCGGCATCAAGGCGGGCGACGTGATCACCGCACTCAACGGCTCGAAGGTGTACGACGCGTCGGATCTGAATCGCGCCCTCGATCGCATCGACTCGAGCGGCGAGTTCACGGCGGAGATCGTCCGCGACAAGAAGACGCAGGCGGTCAAGGGGAAGATCGAGGCGCGCGAGAGCCGCGGCCGCGTGCGCACGCGGACGATTCTCTAG